DNA from Bacteroidales bacterium:
TGTACGTAATGCAGAAGTAGATACTTTCAAAGTTATCCATTGATTTTCTTCTGGAATAAAGAATTTTTTCTCTTGAAGATTTGGATAAAATCTACGTTTTGTCTTAATATTTGAGTGAGAAACACTATTTCCAGACATTCTTTTCTTTCCTGTTAATTGGCATACTCGTGACATAATCTTTTCTTTTTTGGGAGTGCAAAATTCCGAATTTTTTTTGAAACAAACAAATTTATTTTCAAAAATGTGCCTTTTTATTTAATTTATTACCATTCTTTACAAGGTCGCAACTAAAATTTAGCTATTAAATCTTATTCAAAAACTTCTGATTGCGGATTTCGGATTACGGATTACGGATTTTTCAGCACACACAAGTCTCTGATAATCAAGTAGTTACGCCGCCGCACACCATCCAAGCGAGCCGCAGGCGAGCAACTAAACACTCAAAACTCAAAACTAAACACTAATTAACTATTATTTTATATTCCCCACTTCCTTTATCAGTGCAAATTTTAAGTATATATATCCCGTTTTCAAGGTTTGAAACATCAATAGAAGTATTATCTAAAACATTTTCTTTACGGATAAGCATTCTGCCTAGTGCATCGTAAAGTTCTAAATTGCTTATTCTTTCGCCGCATTCAATATTTAAATTATC
Protein-coding regions in this window:
- a CDS encoding 50S ribosomal protein L28; protein product: MSRVCQLTGKKRMSGNSVSHSNIKTKRRFYPNLQEKKFFIPEENQWITLKVSTSALRTINKKGISKVMKELFENGYIK